The proteins below are encoded in one region of Cololabis saira isolate AMF1-May2022 chromosome 13, fColSai1.1, whole genome shotgun sequence:
- the LOC133458023 gene encoding zinc finger protein OZF-like — MSSSGSLREFISQRLTAAAEEIFTEFEKTIVQYEEEIDRQRRLLDITWKPEIKLHRTDPEDLICKEEDDGPDQQLFNQEINSSLDQKEPEPLQIKEELEEDQLVLKQETDIVMVTQNSDESDHNEPEPNMDPVLYLNSLVADDQDQDQEETNHENSEWKGCGSERSDSNDVENSLMSESHHDSDTEEQSLSCDICGESFLDENLMMIHQQIHTDRRQYPCKICHKSFTGNQKLVVHMRTHTGEKPFSCKICGSSFAQHHHLTEHMRIHTGEKPYSCKICHKTFTQRSNLVCHHRTHTGEKPFSCNFCHKSFTRKNHLTEHVRSHTGEKPYSCMICGTSFTQRHRLSDHMRIHTGEKPYSCKICHKTFTQKSNLLVHTRTHTGEKPYSCNICHRKFSGIQTHTHT, encoded by the exons ATGAGTTCGTCTGGGTCTCTGAGAGAGTTCATCAGTCAGCGACtaactgctgctgctgaagaAATATTCACAGAGTTTGAAAAAACCATCGTCCAGTACGAAGAAGAGATCGACCGACAGAGAAGACTGCTGGACATCACCTGGAAACCGGAGATTAAACTACACAGAACAG ACCCCGAAGACCTTATCTGtaaagaggaggatgatggtCCTGACCAGCAGCTCTTTAACCAGGAAATAAACTCCAGTCTGGACCAGAAGGAACCAGAACCTCTACAGATCAAAGAGGAGCTGGAAGAAGATCAGCTGGTACTGAAGCAGGAGACTGATATCGTCATGGTGACTCAGAATTCTGATGAAAGTGACCAcaatgaaccagaaccaaacatggatcCGGTCCTCTATCTAAACTCTCTGGTAGCTGacgaccaggaccaggaccaggaagaaACGAACCACGAGAACTCTGAATGGAAGGGATGTGGTAGCGAGAGAAGTGACAGTAATGATGTGGAAAACTCCCTCATGTCAGAGAGTCATCATGACTCCGACACAGAAGAACAATCTCTAAGCTGTGATATTTGTGGAGAATCGTTTCTGGATGAGAATCTGATGATGATACATCAACAGATCCACACGGACCGTAGGCAGTACCCATGTAAAATCTGTCATAAAAGTTTCACTGGCAATCAGAAGTTGGTCGTCCACATGAGAACGCACACAGGAGAGAAGCCCTTTTCTTGTAAAATATGCGGTAGTAGTTTCGCCCAACATCATCATTTGACTGAACACATGAGAATTCATACAGGAGAGAAACCGTACTCCTGCAAGATCTGTCATAAAACCTTCACCCAAAGATCCAACCTGGTGTGTCACCACCGGACACACACGGGAGAGAAACCGTTTTCCTGCAACTTTTGTCATAAAAGCTTCACAAGAAAAAATCATTTGACCGAACATGTGCGTAGTCACACAGGAGAGAAGCCGTATTCTTGTATGATTTGTGGTACTAGTTTCACCCAGCGGCATCGTTTGTCTGATCACATGCGAATTCACACGGGAGAGAAGCCATATTCTTGCAAAATCTGTCATAAAACTTTCACACAAAAGTCTAATTTGCTTGTCCACACCAGAACCCACACAGGAGAGAAGCCATATTCATGCAACATTTGTCATAGAAAGTTCTCAGGaatacagacacatacacacacatag
- the LOC133458014 gene encoding zinc finger protein OZF-like produces the protein MSSSGSLREFISQRLTAAAEEIFTEFEKTIVQYEEEIDRQRRLLDITWKPEIKLHRTDPEDLICKEENDGPDQQLFNQEINSSLDQKEPEPLQIKEELEEDQLVLKQETDIVMVTQNSDESDHNEPEPNMDPVLYLNSLVADDQDQDQEETNHENSEWKGCGSERSDSNDMENSLMSESHHDSDTEEQSLSCDICGESFLDENLMMIHQQIHTDRRQYPCKICHKSFTGNQKLVVHMRTHTGEKPFSCKICGSSFAQHHHLTEHMRIHTGEKPYSCKICHKTFTQRSHLVCHHRTHTGEKPFSCNFCHKSFTRRESLIDHTRTHTGEKPFSCKLCHKSFTRKNHLTEHVRSHTGEKPYSCMICSTSFTQRHHLSDHMRIHTGEKPYSCKICHKTFTQKSNLLIHTRTHTGEKPYSCNICHRKFSRKESSIEHMRAHTTEKLYSCKICGESLTTRSQMICHTKRHMEEKS, from the exons ATGAGTTCGTCTGGGTCTCTGAGAGAGTTCATCAGTCAGCGACtaactgctgctgctgaagaAATATTCACAGAGTTTGAAAAAACCATCGTCCAGTACGAAGAAGAGATCGACCGACAGAGAAGACTGCTGGACATCACCTGGAAACCGGAGATTAAACTACACAGAACAG ACCCTGAAGACCTTATCTGTAAAGAGGAGAATGATGGTCCTGACCAGCAGCTCTTTAACCAGGAAATAAACTCCAGTCTGGACCAGAAGGAACCAGAACCTCTACAGATCAAAGAGGAGCTGGAAGAAGATCAGCTGGTACTGAAGCAGGAGACTGATATCGTCATGGTGACTCAGAATTCTGATGAAAGTGACCAcaatgaaccagaaccaaacatggatcCGGTCCTCTATCTAAACTCTCTGGTAGCTGacgaccaggaccaggaccaggaagaaACGAACCACGAGAACTCTGAATGGAAGGGATGCGGTAGCGAGAGAAGTGACAGTAATGATATGGAAAACTCCCTCATGTCAGAGAGTCATCATGACTCCGACACAGAAGAACAATCTCTAAGCTGTGATATTTGTGGAGAATCGTTTCTGGATGAGAATCTGATGATGATACATCAACAGATCCACACGGACCGCAGGCAGTACCCATGTAAAATCTGTCATAAAAGTTTCACTGGCAATCAGAAGTTGGTCGTCCACATGAGAACGCACACAGGAGAGAAGCCCTTTTCTTGTAAAATATGCGGTAGTAGTTTCGCCCAACATCATCATTTGACTGAACACATGAGAATTCATACAGGAGAGAAACCGTACTCCTGCAAGATATGTCATAAAACCTTCACCCAAAGATCCCACTTGGTGTGTCACCACCGGACACACACGGGAGAGAAACCGTTTTCCTGCAACTTCTGTCATAAAAGCTTCACAAGAAGAGAGAGTTTGATCGATCACACAAGAACTCACACAGGAGAGAagccgttttcgtgtaaattgTGTCATAAAAGTTTCACAAGAAAAAATCATTTGACCGAACATGTGCGTAGTCACACAGGAGAGAAGCCGTATTCTTGTATGATTTGTAGTACTAGTTTCACCCAGCGGCATCATTTGTCTGATCACATGCGAATTCACACGGGAGAGAAGCCATATTCTTGCAAAATCTGTCATAAAACTTTCACACAAAAGTCTAATTTGCTTATCCACACCAGAACCCACACGGGAGAGAAGCCATATTCCTGCAACATTTGTCATAGAAAGTTCTCAAGAAAAGAGAGTTCGATCGAACACATGAGAGCTCACACAACAGAGAAGCTGTATTCATGTAAAATATGTGGTGAGAGTTTAACTACTCGTTCTCAAATGATTTGCCACACCAAAAGACACATGGAGGAGAAGTCGTAG